The genomic segment TTTCTTTATAATACTTTAACATGTGAACCGCATGAGTTCCTGGACGCGTAGAAATCCCCTTAGATTGCAAAATATCCATAATGTCATTTCTTGGCATTGGGGCTAGATCTGGATGTACAAACATTACAAATGCCTGCCATGCATGACGCCCATTCTTTGGCTCTTCAGGGCATTTGAGCCATGGTATATGTTTAAGTGCCTCTCGATACCACTTTGCCCATTGAGACCTTTCTTGAATAAACCTTTCAAGCTTCTCCAACTGCACTAAACCAACTGCACCTTGAAGGTCTGTCATTCGATAATTAAAACCTAAAAGGTTAAAATCAGGCATCAAATATGGATGAGGGCCATTATGCCGTTGTTCTTCAGAGATTGAAGCACCATGATTTCTTAAGATATTAGCTTGTTCAGCTATTGAACCTTTATGGGTCAATAACATCCCGCCCTCACCTGTCGTAATTATTTTCCTTGGATGAAAACTAAATGCTGCAGCATCACCTAAAGAGCCTGCAAACTTATTTCCATATTTGGCGCCTGCAGCACAGGCTGCATCTTCAAGTATAAATACATGACCCGGCAATCCTTCACGTAAAAGATCAACATCTGCACACAAACCAAACAAGTGAACTGGAATAACTACTTTAGTTTTTGATGAGACCCGTCTTAATGCATCTTGAACATCAATATTATATGTTTCAGGATTAACATCTGCAAAAATCGGCGTAGCACCGCAATACGCAACAACATTTGCAGTAGCTACCCATGTAAAGGCTGGTATAATAACTTCATCTCCGGGGCCAATACCTAGTGCTACCAATGCTAAGTGCAAAGCCGTTGTACAAGATGTTGTTGCTAAACTATATTCAACCTGGTGCTTTTCGGCAAAAACTCGTTCAAATTCAGCGACCTTTGGGCCTTGTGTCAACCAACCATTTTCTAATGGATCACGTAGAGCATGCCACTCTTCATCGCCTACACTGGGAAGAGATATCTGTATAGAATACTCTGTTCCCATTTTATTCAACACCTACTGCTTTACGGCGGGCTTCCACAGCAGCCTTATGGGAATTGCGCCATTCAATCAAATTTTCAAGCCCTTCATCCAAGTTAGTAATTGCATCAAAAGAAATTTCTTCAGCTGCACGTTTAGGGCAACCTACGCGGTTCGTAACCAAAGTTGCTTGAGAACGCTCTTGATATTTAATCGGTTGCGAACAACCCGTAATTTCAACGAGTTTCTCAGCCAACTCCTTTAAAGAAGTCCGTGTACCTGTTCCTACATTATAATAACGGTCTGTCGTATCCGCTTTCATTGCGCAAATATTTGCACGACCACAATCACCGACATAAACAAAATCAAACGCTTCAGAACCATCACCAAAAATAGTTGGGCTTTCACCACGGTCAATGGCATCTAACATTTTCATGATCACCGCAATATAAGCTCCATGATAATCTTGGCGTGGCCCATACACATTCATATAGCGCATACCAACCTGCTGTAATCCATAACGATTAGCAAAAGCCGTTGCCATGGCTTCACCAGCAATTTTTGTTGCACCGTAAAAGTTTTTATTCAAAAACGGATGATCTTCCGTCATGGGGTCTTCGACCGCATCCCCGTAAACAGAGGCTGAAGACGACCAGACTAAACGCTCTACTTTGTTGTGAACACAGGCTTCAAGCACATTAAACATGCCCTCAACATTCACTTTAAAGGCTGAACGAGGAAATTCATGACATTGTAATAACCAAAGGGCAGCAAATTGAAAAACACCATCAACATCTTTTAAGGCAGCATTCAAAATATCCGACTGACAAATATCACCACCCGCTTCAAAAATTTTTACCCGCGGGTCACTCAGAACATTCTCTAGGTTCTCTTTAGAGCCTCTGGAAAAATTATCATAGATTGTTAGCTCTTTAATATCTTCCTTAAGAAGCTCTTCCATCGCATGAGAACCGATTAGCCCTGCACCTCCAATTGAAACAAACTTCTTGCCTCGAACATCCATGTTAAAATCCTATTTTCCAGACCTTTATAAACTCATTATAATGAGTTACACGTTCAGCAATTTTAAGTCAAAAGATAATGGTTCTTTCAATCCTCAGACACAAAAAAATCCCTGCTAAAATGAACAGGGATTTTACATTCATTCTCAATCTATATTAACGACCTTGCGTTAAGTCCTCTTCAGGGTATGCACCGATATGGTGGATGGAGAGGTCAGCACCGCGGAATTCTTCTTCTTGATCCAAGCGGATACCAATTGTTTTTGCCAACACGCCATAGACCACAAAGCCTGAGATGGTAGCAAACGCGATACCGATGAGGGAGCCGACCAGTTGTGCCATGAAAGTGACACCGCCCATGCCGCCAAGGGCTTCTAGGCCAAAGACACCACAAGCCAAGCCACCAAGCAGGCCGCACATACCGTGCAATGGCCACACACCGAGCACGTCATCGATTTTCCATTTGTTCTGACACTTCTCAAAGCCCCAAACAAACAACGCACCAGCTAAACCACCTGTTACAAGCGCGCCGATAGGGTGCATCACGTCAGAGCCTGCACAAACCGCAACCAAGCCCGCAAGCGCGCCGTTATGGATGAAGCCCGGATCGTTTTTACCCACAACAACCGCTGTTAAGATACCACCGATCATCGCCATTAAAGAGTTCACGGCCACAAGACCAGTTACACCTTCAACAGATTGTGCAGACATGACGTTAAAGCCGAACCAACCCACACAAAGGATCCAAGAGCCTAATGCAAGGAACGGGATGTTGCTTGGTGGAATACCAATAACAGAGCCGTCTTTTTTATAACGTCCCATACGTGCACCAAGCATCACAACTGCGCCAAGGGCTAACCAGCCACCAACACCATGCACAACGATTGAGCCGGCAAAATCATGAAAACCAGCGCCGAAGCTTTCTTCAATCCACGCTTGAAGGCCAAAATTGCCGTTCCAAACGATCCCTTCAAAGAAAGGATACACCAGACCGGTTAGAATAGCCGTTGCGATCAATTGCGGGAAGAAACGTGCGCGCTCAGCAATACCGCCAGAAATAATCGCCGGAATAGCCGCTGCAAAAGTCAAAAGGAAGAAGAATTTGACCAGATCAAAACCGCTTTTGGCAAATAAGTCACCGCTTGCGCCCGAAATCACACTGGCCGGGGCCAAAAAACTTACCCCATACGCCACCATGTAGCCCACAAAGAAATAAGCAACGGTGGATACTGCGAAATCCACAATGATTTTAACAAGGGCGTTCACCTGATTTTTACGACGAACAGTCCCAACTTCTAAAAATGCGAAGCCTGCGTGCATGGCAAGAACCATAATGGCCCCCATCAACACGAAAAAGACATCTGCACCAATTTTAACGGTTTCCATATTCTCTCTACCTTAATTTGCCAAACAGCAAACCCACTCCCAAATCATGGGTCTGCCTAGGAATTAAACATTGCCACCCTATTATCAAGAAACATGCCAATTAATTAGGCAAACTATTCATAGCGCAGAATACTGCGGAGTCGCATATAAAAATGCCCAAAATTCAGGCATGAGCTTTTTTGCACAATTGCTAATCATATAGGCAGTTTGCTGATTATTTTTTGTGCATTAATTTTTATGCTTAATTTTTAACACAGGCCCCAAAAAGGAAGTCCCGGCACTCGTAAAGAGTACCGGGACCGACCTTTGGGAAGGTAGAGATGAAGTAATCGAAAAACGATTACACAGTTTGTGAGCCGCGACCGAACTCAGGATAGGCTTCCATCCCCAATTCAGCACGATCCAAACCAAGCTCCTCATCTTCTTCGGAGCAACGGATGCCAACTGTAGCCTTCAGGATGAACCAGACGATCGCAGAAGTAACGATTACAAATGCGCCGATGGAAACAACACCGATAGCTTGAGTAGCAAATGAAGTGTCAGCGTTAGTTGCAGGAACAATCATTGTGCCCCAGATACCACACGCCAAGTGAGCAGAGATTGCACCAACAACGTCATCGATTTTAAATTTATCGAGAAGCGGTACAACAAACACAACGATCACACCGCCAACAGCACCGATCAGGAAGGCAGACGCCAACGTTGGTGTGTCAGGACCAGCTGTGATGGAAACAAGACCACCGATCGCGCCGTTTAATGTCATAGAAAGGTCAACTTTCTTATAAACAAGTTGTGTCAGGACTGCCGCTGCGATTGTACCGCCAACAGCTGCCATATTTGTATTGATAAAGATGTTTGAAATCGCAACCGCATCAGCAGCTGTACCCAGCGCCAATTGTGAGCCGCCATTAAAGCCGAACCAACCGAGCCACAGGATGAACGTACCCAATGTCGCCATTGGCAGGTTTGCACCCGGGATTGGCATTACACGGCCATCAGCATCATATTTGCCTTTACGTGCACCAAGGATGATTGCACCAGTCAATGCACACCAGCCACCAGTTGAGTGTACGAGTGTCGAGCCGGCAAAATCAGCAAAGCCCATTTCAGCCAACCAGCCGCCGCCCCACTGCCACATGGCAATAGTTGGGTAGATGAAACCAGAAAGAACAACTACAAAGCCAAGGAAAGGCCATAGTTTAATACGTTCCGCTACCGTACCGGAAACCACTGAAGCTGCTGTTGCAACAAATACCATCTGGAAGAACCAGTCAGAAGAAGCTGCATAGCCACCAGAGAAATCACCGCCAAGTGCAGCTGCATCATCTGGACCCCACAAAGAGAAGGAACCGATGAAACCACCTTCAACGCCACCATAAAGCACGTTGTAACCCACAAGGTAGAACATGAAGCCTGAAACAGCGTATAAAACGATGTTTTTCAAACAAATTGTTGCTGTGTTCTTGGAACGAACCAAACCTGATTCCAACATGGCGAAACCAGCCGCCATAAACATCACCAAGAAACCACAAACCAAGAAAAGAAATGTATTTAGAATATATTGTACTTCAGCGTCCGGGCCTTCAGCCAGGGCGGGATCAATCGCAGCAACCAGCCCAAGCATGGCAACCAGCGAGATTTTTGAAAGTTTTTTCAACGCAGTCATTGTCTTAGAACTCCTTAAAGCGCTTCGTCGTCTGATTCGCCCGTACGAATACGTACAGCCTTAGACACGTCATATACAAAGATCTTACCGTCACCGATGCGACCTGTTTCAGCAGAGGTGCGGATTGTCTCCACAACGCTTTCAACCATGTCATCAGATGTAACGATTTCGATTTTGACCTTCGGCAAGAAGTTCACAACATATTCAGCGCCACGGTAAATTTCCGTTTGCCCTTTCTGACGGCCAAAGCCTTTAACTTCAGAAACGGTCAAGCCATGTACACCCAGCTGGGTGAGGGCTTCGCGAACATCGTCAAGCTTAAAGGGCTTGAGGACGGCCATTACCATTTTCATTTCGCACTCTCCTAAAATATCGAGATATTCAAAAAATAGATTTAAACAAAAGCTCAAATGCTCTTGGCCTCTCTATTTCAAGGACCGTGCCAGAATCAAAAAAATTAAAATAAATACTTAATAACAATGACTTAGAAATGAGCGCCCGATTCGCGCTTCACTGCATTGCACAAATTTTAGCGCCTATTATTTAGGCAATTATATATTAATGATTAAATCTTAGGCAGAAATGAGCGCGCACAAAAGGAAACGTTGAAGTTTTGCCCCAACCCACTGCTGGACCATTTCATCGGGCTGACCAAGGTAGGGCTTCATTTTCTCACCAAGCTCATCAACACTAAAAGACCCATCCATAAGCGCGAGCAATTTATCCTCATGCTCACTCAGTTTGACGGCTTCATGATGGATATTACAAACAATATCTGAGTGTTGCGCCCAATAGCGTACAAAATCATAGGCTTTGGGCTTAATGGTAAGCACGCTCTGGGATTGATCCTCATTTGCCATCACAGAAACAATGCCCATTTTAACCATTTCAATCAAAATACCATCCAGCTCAGCCTTTATAGCTTCCACAGCTATTGTCCCAAGTAAGCCATGTGTGCGCTCCACAAGTTCCTCATAATTAAGACGCAAAGGAAAAGCGCGCACCATTTCGATGAGGGCTGTACAAATCACCAGCCCTTGGGGACTGGCCTTAATATTGTATCTTTTAAAACCCTCAATGGAAATCTGCGTCATTTTACCAATCTGATCGGGATGGATTGGCGTGGTGATTTTACAGTTCATTATAAAACGCACATTTTTTAAATGCTCAATCTTAAGAGCCTGTACGGGCTCCACACCCGCCTTGACCATTAAACTGCTTCTGAATTTCCGGTTGTTCAGATAATCGCCATATTGCTCATAATTGACCCTA from the Candidatus Terasakiella magnetica genome contains:
- a CDS encoding DegT/DnrJ/EryC1/StrS family aminotransferase, with product MGTEYSIQISLPSVGDEEWHALRDPLENGWLTQGPKVAEFERVFAEKHQVEYSLATTSCTTALHLALVALGIGPGDEVIIPAFTWVATANVVAYCGATPIFADVNPETYNIDVQDALRRVSSKTKVVIPVHLFGLCADVDLLREGLPGHVFILEDAACAAGAKYGNKFAGSLGDAAAFSFHPRKIITTGEGGMLLTHKGSIAEQANILRNHGASISEEQRHNGPHPYLMPDFNLLGFNYRMTDLQGAVGLVQLEKLERFIQERSQWAKWYREALKHIPWLKCPEEPKNGRHAWQAFVMFVHPDLAPMPRNDIMDILQSKGISTRPGTHAVHMLKYYKEKYDFDAVDYPNAYDCDRNTMAIPLHNCMTDRDYQYIVETLESLS
- a CDS encoding NAD-dependent epimerase/dehydratase family protein gives rise to the protein MDVRGKKFVSIGGAGLIGSHAMEELLKEDIKELTIYDNFSRGSKENLENVLSDPRVKIFEAGGDICQSDILNAALKDVDGVFQFAALWLLQCHEFPRSAFKVNVEGMFNVLEACVHNKVERLVWSSSASVYGDAVEDPMTEDHPFLNKNFYGATKIAGEAMATAFANRYGLQQVGMRYMNVYGPRQDYHGAYIAVIMKMLDAIDRGESPTIFGDGSEAFDFVYVGDCGRANICAMKADTTDRYYNVGTGTRTSLKELAEKLVEITGCSQPIKYQERSQATLVTNRVGCPKRAAEEISFDAITNLDEGLENLIEWRNSHKAAVEARRKAVGVE
- a CDS encoding ammonium transporter gives rise to the protein METVKIGADVFFVLMGAIMVLAMHAGFAFLEVGTVRRKNQVNALVKIIVDFAVSTVAYFFVGYMVAYGVSFLAPASVISGASGDLFAKSGFDLVKFFFLLTFAAAIPAIISGGIAERARFFPQLIATAILTGLVYPFFEGIVWNGNFGLQAWIEESFGAGFHDFAGSIVVHGVGGWLALGAVVMLGARMGRYKKDGSVIGIPPSNIPFLALGSWILCVGWFGFNVMSAQSVEGVTGLVAVNSLMAMIGGILTAVVVGKNDPGFIHNGALAGLVAVCAGSDVMHPIGALVTGGLAGALFVWGFEKCQNKWKIDDVLGVWPLHGMCGLLGGLACGVFGLEALGGMGGVTFMAQLVGSLIGIAFATISGFVVYGVLAKTIGIRLDQEEEFRGADLSIHHIGAYPEEDLTQGR
- a CDS encoding ammonium transporter — protein: MTALKKLSKISLVAMLGLVAAIDPALAEGPDAEVQYILNTFLFLVCGFLVMFMAAGFAMLESGLVRSKNTATICLKNIVLYAVSGFMFYLVGYNVLYGGVEGGFIGSFSLWGPDDAAALGGDFSGGYAASSDWFFQMVFVATAASVVSGTVAERIKLWPFLGFVVVLSGFIYPTIAMWQWGGGWLAEMGFADFAGSTLVHSTGGWCALTGAIILGARKGKYDADGRVMPIPGANLPMATLGTFILWLGWFGFNGGSQLALGTAADAVAISNIFINTNMAAVGGTIAAAVLTQLVYKKVDLSMTLNGAIGGLVSITAGPDTPTLASAFLIGAVGGVIVVFVVPLLDKFKIDDVVGAISAHLACGIWGTMIVPATNADTSFATQAIGVVSIGAFVIVTSAIVWFILKATVGIRCSEEDEELGLDRAELGMEAYPEFGRGSQTV
- a CDS encoding P-II family nitrogen regulator; the encoded protein is MKMVMAVLKPFKLDDVREALTQLGVHGLTVSEVKGFGRQKGQTEIYRGAEYVVNFLPKVKIEIVTSDDMVESVVETIRTSAETGRIGDGKIFVYDVSKAVRIRTGESDDEAL